One Symbiobacterium terraclitae DNA window includes the following coding sequences:
- a CDS encoding carbohydrate ABC transporter permease — protein MTAHAVKRAGKVRTLVKNTLLYLVMTAIALLMVFPFLWLLSTSFKTASNVYAFPPQMIPNPATLDNYVGVTKMVPIWRYLKNTAIITALGVGLNVLFSTLAAYPLARMRFPGRDIIFGALLSTMIIPNGAGMIVNYMTLRTLRLTDTFLGVVLPSAATIFSIFLLRQAYTTIPKELEEAARIDGAGDLFIWWRIMVPLIRPTLLTVVIFDFMAHWNSFIWPVVVMKSPDNYPLAAGLLYLQGQFSYNFLYLAAGTVISITPMIILFLLLQKYFINGVAGAVKG, from the coding sequence GCCCACGCCGTGAAGCGGGCCGGCAAGGTCCGCACCCTGGTGAAGAACACGCTCCTGTACCTCGTGATGACCGCCATCGCGCTGCTGATGGTCTTCCCGTTCCTCTGGCTGCTCTCGACCTCGTTCAAGACGGCCTCCAACGTGTACGCCTTCCCGCCGCAGATGATCCCCAACCCGGCAACGCTGGACAATTACGTCGGCGTGACCAAGATGGTGCCCATCTGGCGGTACCTGAAGAACACGGCGATCATCACCGCCCTGGGCGTGGGGCTGAACGTGCTCTTCAGCACCCTGGCCGCATACCCCCTGGCCCGGATGCGCTTCCCCGGTCGGGACATCATATTCGGCGCCCTGCTCAGCACCATGATCATCCCCAACGGCGCGGGCATGATCGTCAACTACATGACCCTGCGCACCCTGCGCCTCACCGACACCTTCCTGGGCGTCGTCCTGCCCAGCGCCGCCACCATCTTCTCCATCTTCCTCCTGCGGCAGGCCTACACCACCATCCCCAAGGAGCTGGAGGAGGCCGCCCGAATTGACGGAGCGGGTGATCTCTTCATCTGGTGGCGAATTATGGTACCATTGATCCGACCGACGCTCCTCACCGTGGTCATTTTCGACTTCATGGCGCACTGGAACTCCTTCATCTGGCCCGTGGTCGTGATGAAGAGTCCCGACAACTATCCGCTGGCAGCCGGGCTGCTCTACCTGCAGGGGCAGTTCTCCTACAACTTCCTCTACCTGGCGGCCGGAACGGTCATCTCCATCACGCCGATGATCATCCTCTTCCTGCTGCTGCAGAAGTACTTCATCAACGGCGTCGCCGGTGCCGTGAAGGGCTAG